Genomic window (Geotrypetes seraphini chromosome 17, aGeoSer1.1, whole genome shotgun sequence):
GAGCGAAagacagagagagcgagagagcgagagacagagagagcgagagacagagagagcgagagacagagagagcgagagacagagagagagagcgagagacagagagagcgagcgagagacagagagagcgagagagagacagagagaacgagagacCGAGAGAGCGAGAGACagcgagagacagagagagagagagagagagacagagagagcgagagacagagagagagagagacagagacagagagagcgagagacagagagagagagagagagagacagagagagagagagagagagagagacagagagagagagagacagagagagcgagagacagagagagcgagcgagacagagagagagacagagagagcgagagacagagagagagagagacagagagagcgagagacagagagagcgagagacagagagagcgagcgagacagagagagcgagagacagagagagcgagagacagagagagcgagtgagagacagagagagcgaGTGACAGAGAGCGCGAGCGAGCGAGAGACAGAGAGAGCGAGCGAGCGAGagacagagagagcgagagacagagacaggatggagagaggggagaggcaTGCCACTGAGCCAAGAATGAGTGATCCAGGTCCATCCACAGCTACCCCACTGCCTTTAAATGAAAAGGACTACTCAGTCCTGGGAGAAATTATCTTGCTGGTTTTCTAAATGACGGAGTTAGCCTTCTACTGATGACTTCCTCAGGCTCACAGATAATCCTGAATATCAAATGAGGAAAAATAAAACAGGCGATGGTTACAGCAAATGAAGACAGGATAGAGGCATTTTGTACCTAATTTGCTTCGCATCATGTCATAATGCAActtttcctcttgtattttaatCACGAGACTTGTGTCCCCGCCTCCATTTAAAGATGAGAGCGTTTTGGCATGGTTTTGGCCCTCACAAAACGCTCCCGTGTTTTGACTGTTGCCGGTGTCCTGCTGGTTTTTGCAGTCCCTCACTCACTGCAATGTCCAtttgtcccctgatgaaggcatctatACATGCCGAAACCAGGATCCCTGTGTTGGGACAATCTAGGTGGGACCCGGACTCAGTTGTACTTATATCAAGATGGACATTATACTATAGCGTACGTCTATTTTTATGACTTTCGTTTTATTAACTTAATAAAGAGCTCCCTTGGTTGATATTCTGGCATCTCTTTTGCCTCTTGTTCCTGGTTTTCTCCAATAGCAGACTAACCAGCTTTACATGATCTCATTTAAAAATAGTGATTTTTCTATTAAATCTGTGTTCTGATTTCTCCCTAGTCCTTAGTTAGGGAAAGGTACTCAGAGGAACGAGTTTGCAAGGTCAGGTTCATTTTTTTCCCTTCATGGGCTGCAAAACCCACCCCAAGCACTAACCTTTCACGGTGCAGTTCTTCCTATGTAACAGAGCAAGGAGTCCATTTAGAAAGGCAACACACCAAGAGAACACATCTTTAGAATGAGGAAGAAACCACAGAGCAAAAAGCGCCAGCTCTTATCAGTGTCGTCCAACTTTAGAATGTCTGTCTTTACAGTATTTTGCATTTTAGAACGGTGCTCATTTAATAGCATTTGCTGTGTATATCAGTGTTGCTCACCCACCATTTTCAAAGGCAAGTGGGCAAGTACCGTACTGTGAACCGGGTTTCGCTATACGAATGAGACACAGCCAGCAAACTCCTTCAAGTAACTGCTAGCTGAAAACATTTCATGATCAAAAACAAAAAGCATAGACAACAGCAGTCAAAATGGCTCcgttagaaacagaaaatagtaaAAGCCGTAGGAGCTCTTCAGAGAAAAAGCAGGCCCATGCCCGCCGTCTGCATTATTTCAGCTGTGCATCGACTCCAGTCTCTGTGACCTAGTTCTGCCTTGAATTCAACAAAAACCCACTTCGACCGAGCGGTTTCTGAAATTTCCAGTTTAATTTGGTTGGAATAAAAGGTAGGCCAAGTCCCCCGACTTCTGTCATTTTAGACACGCTCAAAAAATGGTTGGCGACTTGATGAATCCATCTGATAGCATCTGTGTTACTTAAGCTAACCAGATAAAATCAAAGGATTACTCTGTGTACCTCACAACTTAGATTGCACTTGTTCTCAGAGATGCATTAAGTAGGATAAATGCTCTGTAAGAACTCAAACAGAAAATGATTCCATTTAGTCAATTCTAAGGTATCCTTTGTGTTACATCTGCTGTAAACTATCTTGCAGAGCCCTTGACTTGTTGCAATgttcctctccttctccctatgcATTCCTTCATCCCAAAGTCGAGCCCCATGGCGGCAGATGAAGCTGCAGGAAGTTCTCCAACTGCTGGTCAGCACTCCACCGCAACATGATCACCTCAATGTAAAGTGTCTGTCTGCTCCATGTGAAAACCATGCCACCTttaggtggggtggggtgggggtggggggtagtcaTGAAAGGCTTACCAAAGTGTGCAAGGCATCGGCCAAAAATGGATAAAGAAGAACAATGTGGTCTGGGATTGGAccaaaaataagtaaataaagatAGCCAGCAATTTATTTTCTGACTTGGTTCCGTTGCATTAAATCCCCTCATCTCTGCTTGGGTTTGACTCTGAGCATGCTCAGACAGGCATCCAATCAGAGGGAGAACTATCTTCCTTTCAAGAAGCCATCAAGCAGTCTATCTCCTCTCTCGGACAGCCAGTATCCAGCCATTGCTGCCACCGCACCAATGAAGATAGCAGTGAAGACCATGTCGCCTTTCGCTGCAAGTGTGGCTAAGGCACAAAGCACTACGCCAAAGAACATCTGCTGGAGAACCACAATTTCATCGTCTGTCATGTCTTCAAACAGACCTTTCTCTGCCATCGTTAAAACAAAGGAACAGGGtcgggagaggagagaggaaaaaaattaaatatacatCGCAACTGTAAGACTCTTTATGGAAGTGTTTGTCCCTTTGATCATAGTAAGGAAAAGGAGAATGCAGAACTGGCCCTCTGCTCTCCGACAGCGTAAATTAGGCTATTCTTAAATGTGTGAGGAAATCCAACACTAGTTCTCCTCATTAAGGAGCAGTGGAGGACACTGCAGTAAAGATTTCTGGATTCCACTTATCTCATTCCCTCTAGGGTTGTGTTGGGGGCAAAGGGTTGAATGGTACAACGGGTAGTGAGGAAATCGAGAGCTTACTTAAAGAACCTGTACCCAACTACTTACGGTCCTGTTGATCCTGAGTGCACACTCCATCTTTCTTAGAATACCCTTTCTCGCAGGAACACTGGTGGCTGCCCTCTGCATTCACACACACCTCGTGTTCCCCGGTGCATACGGGATCTTCGCTATTGCACTCATTAATATCTAAACAGGGAAAACAGGCAATAAGACAAGGCACTAACCATTAAGTCTACACCAATGCCAATGAGCGCTGTAAGCATGTCATACTGATCGGCACAATAAACAGAATTGGTGAAAGGATGGGCAGGTTACACGACCTTCCCACCGCAGAGGTTCCGACATAGGATGGTGGATTTTGTGACGACACTCTTCCATTTCCTCATATTCAGAAGAGGGTCACCTTATGTCCAACACCATTGTCCTCTCCTAGCCTCCATCACACCGGTTACTAATATGCAGaatcacggcggggggggggggggggggggtgccggatcgtggcgggggagggctcataaatcgagccatgcttggtttcgaaggcgccgattttgcgaatgttttgctcgtcttgcaaaacactcgtaaaccaaggtaccacggTATTTAAATGTTTGCTATCATTTCTCCTATGCATTTCAAATCTCTTCTCATACTAGTGTTGAGATTTTATTTAGCACTGTTTTGAACCAGAGGTTGCCCTGGGGCTCTGCCCAGCCTCTACAAATTTTGGAGTGCAGGAAGAACCTAATATGACAATCCTCAGCTCTCACAAGAAAGAGATCTAGCATGGACAGAGGGGGGAAGGACTCACCAAGACACTTGACGCCATCCCTACTGTAGCCTTTGTTACACTTCTTACAGCGAGCGGAACCTGCCCCCATGCAACCAACACAGGCCTTGTCACAATCTGTGGAAAAAAAAGATGTGAGAGTTAGGGCtacattcacaaagcaaaccgatcgtgtaccgatcagtttgcgaccccgacccgattcactaacctcttctccgatctgtgcatgcaaatgtggGGAGAcagcatgcaaaataggcagggctGCGATTCGAAAAACTTTTCAGGGGACACCGaccgggctggccgatccaaaaagaagtgactgctgaggaccagtccctCAGGtcttttccgactgccctgcttttctgccccgatctgctctctgccccgtctcagccctgatctcccgcccttccccacactgcgagcccgtgggtttaacccatgggtttaaagcaggttaaaaccatgggctcgctggacCAGAAAGTATGAAGGTTAAGCGTTGGGTGTTCAAATTTGTTTTAGGCGAGTCAGAAGAATACTGGACCCTTTTGTTCTTTTGTGCTCTAGCGAGCTCTGACCTCGACACTCGTAGGACCCTTCCAGATTCACACAGAACTGGTTAGCTCGACACTGTGCCTTCTCCGTCCCACACTCGTCAACATCTGCAAGAAAAGAGGAATCAAAACTGATCTCAAGCTGGAGGTCAACTATCAAGAAATTCCCCGTGACCAGTGATGGAGAAAGTACATGAGTGCAGAGGAAGACAAGAGAACAGAGTTTGCAGTGTGGTTACACTGTAGCCCACAGAAGAAACCCATGCCGAGCCCAGCATTCTGCCCTCAGCAGTGGCCAGTACCTGGCAGATCCCCAAAATTCAACCTATTTCATACAGCTCACTTCCAGGGATGAGTAATTACTCTCCCAAGTCTACCTGGCTAGTAACTTTCATGAAATCTTTCTTCCAGGGACTTGTTCAAACCTCTTCTACACCTGCCATAATACCTTTTGTTCAGGTAAGTCATCTCAGGACACTCTATTACAATGTCAGTCATGTATTAtactgggataggcatgtgggatctcttagggagaggaggaacagactggataggccatttggcctttatttgccatcatgtttctataatcataaagctctatgacctcacaatgcaggtgtaaagagccttagccaaaaaggaggggaggagatagtggatgctgcggctgggcagactggatgggccatctggccttttatctgccatcatgtttctataaccataaagctctatgacctcacaatgcaggtgtaaagagccttagccaataggaagaggagatgcaaatgttaagagccttagcccacaggaagaggagatagtggatgctgtgtatgggcagaatggatgggccatttgtcctttatctgccgtcatgtttctatgttttaataaCCTACTGGTGGGGGTTGCACACTAAGATTTGAAATGTTGCTGGACTTCACCGTGCAGTCATGATTTTCTGTGCACCAAGATAAAAACTAAACATCACACGTTTCATATTTTCTGTTGCCATTTCTCTTATTCCCAATGGAATGCCTCAGAAACACATACCTTCCATCAACGGACATAAAGTTCTGCGCCATCTTTTTTTCAAACGGATGTTAAACCATGAATTCTGAAGTTTagtaaaaatcctgaaaacctagacCTGATGTTTGATATTAAATCCTTAAATTATACTTTATtaagaaggggggggaggagaaccTCAGAAAATTAGACTTTATTAAAAATGGGGGGAAGAACCTCAGAAAATTAGACTTTATTAAAAAGGGGGGGAAGAACCTCAGAAAATTAGACTTTATTAAAAAGGGGGGGAAGAACCTCAGAAAATTAGACTTTTATTAAAAAGGGGGGGAAGAACCTCAGAAAATTAGACTttattaaaaagggggggggaagaacctCAGAAAATTAGACTTtattaaaaaggggggggaagaacCTCAGAAAATTAGACTTTATTAAAAAGGGGGGGAAGAACCTCAGAAAATTAGACTTTtattaaaaaggggggggaagaacCTCAGAAAGTATAAAACCTGCTGCATGCCAAACAGGAGAAGTCGTAATCCTCAGCACCCACCTATCAAATTCTGATTTACCTAGAGCGTGAATTCCCACAGGAGGTTCCCTTTAAGAAGGGTCAGAACAGGTCCCACTGACTCACCGATGCAGCTGCGGTCGTGTAGCATCCAGCCCTTCTTACACAGCACACAGCTGTCGTCCTCTGGCCCTGTACACTTGCTGCAAGCTTTGTAGCATTCTATAAGCCAAGAAGGGAAtaaaataagagagagagagagaaaaataaaataaaacccacagcAATCCAGAGAAGACAAATGCACAGCAGCACAAAGCAGCTCACCCTCCTGAGACACAAACCTGGAAAGGGAGAGGTACAAGaacacaatggcttcattgttttatactcagctcacataagaactgccatactgggacacagcgaaggtccatcaagcccagtatcccgttttcaaacagtagcaacattccacagctgagattgtgatgtcataatgcccaagagccaaactcatcagtgatgtaacatagtaacatagtagatgacggcagataaagacccgaatggtccatccagcctgcccaacctgattcaattcaaattttttaatttttttcttcttagctatttctgggcaagaacccaaagctcCACCCTGCACCGTGCccgggttccaactgctgaaatctctgccAAGACCCATTCCAGCtaccgaagccctccccagcccaccctccaccaaacggcggtttcattgtcctatacttagcgaatataagaattgtcaaactgggacagaccgaaggtccatcaagcccagtatcccgtttccaacagtggccaaccctggttcaagtacccagctagatcccaagcagtaaaacagactTTGTCTGTAGCTGATCAGATGTCTCTCAAATACAAACCGTatgattatgtttatttaagatttgatctaccgctcctgcattttcctgacctaagcggtttacaaagtatcaaactaaaatgaaattaggtacttgagaaaaatgaccctatctgtcccgaaggctcacaatctagctaaagtataAGCTAAAAAATATGACTATCCTCTATATGTATTATTCCACATGAAGGCAGCTAGCATTCACTTATGAATCGCCCCAAATAATTATCATACAACTATGTCTTCTCAGTCACCCCTTCTGCACCTATAAATCCCCCATATAGATGATATAgaccatatataataataataattttatttcttatataccaccaaagccatagtagttcgagacCATATCTAATGATTATGCATCTTTCATAAAATCAATTCCTAGATTTAACTCCGCTAACTGCAAATGCCAACATAatatttacacctgctccaaTATACCATGTATTTTAAAAATACACGTTTAAATGCAGCTCCACTTTCACTCCACCCACTGTGTCCCTAGGAATGATTATGCACAGATTGTGTAAAACTGGGGACCTCTTTCCATGCACTTTTCTTCCATACAATTTCCTGTGTATAAAAAAACCCAGACTCTTTAGTGTGGAGAAAGATTTCTTAAAattctccacccatccccacgccacgtgtgtgtgtgtgcaataCTACACAACTGTTATATATATTATAAAGATCCCGATACGTGAAAATCACCTTTCAGTTCATTTGAAAACCAGATACAATTGGAAAATTACAGTGGTGAAGAGGGGGGAAAGCTAAGTGTGCAGGCCAAACAATACAATAACATCAAGCCACAAATGATTTATGACATCGGGAAATCTGCATTGTAAATTCCGATATAACATATTTATGCTAATTTTTATTCCGTGGGAAAGTCTTCCAAATTCAAATGTTCTGGAAAACCCGGCAGCAGACAGTCAGCCCCTGAGAAATTTAAAGGGGTACAAAAAGATGCAGGAAGTAATACATGAaatagtgggggggagggggaaggagaggtggGGGGAGGTCAGGGTGTTACAGCACAGATTTGGGAGCTTTCTGTCAAGAATTCAGATCCTCCATCATCCCAAACACACAACTCTATTCATCCTCATGTGCAACCTAAGCTTAAGAATTATTCTCACAGAATGAAAAAGCATCTGACCTAGCAAATGCTTGCGTGCTGCATCCTGCCCCTCAAGTCGTGTCTTCTTTACAAACAGTAATTTGcaaatttatttttatctttaagcAGAGCAGGAGATGCACCTGAGCAGAGACCTATCATCGCATATATGTTCTCGCTCTCCACAATTACCCCACTCGAGGGATTCAGTGAAAACAGAGGTTGAACGTAACGGTCGCAGAATTCAAGGTGGCCAGGGATAAGCAAAACATCCCTTCATTTTGAAGCAGCAAGAAGGGCAAGGCAGGTCTGAGCccggaaaaaaatggaaaaatcaactgggatctaaaaaaaacaaacaaaaaaaaaaaatcacccataTCGAGGGGCGGAtcaggggtagaggagaggaaatgATAGGGCGCTTACCCTTATAGAAGGATGGACCCTGGTGGTGGTACTTCAAAACTAGCACTAGGGGTTGGTACCCAGTCAAATGCGCACTGAGACccgacaatttttttttatttttgagggtTACCCCACCCCTCACTACACTGAAAACATTCagttgctatctagtgttagggtaaggtttacatgcatttgatgggtcaccagCACCATTTTCCTAGCATGGTTGTTGATAACAGGATCACTGAATTTTTGGACTTGCTTTATTTATTCATTGGGATTTTTTTAACCGCCTTTTCACCATGAGATTcatccaaagcggtttacaatacattaaatAGCAATCAGGAACTCTTAAGCTACGTCCAAACTGAGCAAGTAATTCAGTTGTTAAGGTCACTGACCAGTTCATCAGTGCTGTAATTTTGGCTGTATTGTTCACCGATGTCTCTCAAAATACAATCCATATCTAACGAGATCACAGACAGTTGGGCAGCTCAGTTCCAGGTAGTTCTCTGCCTGatctctcctcaaatcacttcattggctccctgtccatttctgcACACAGTTCAAACTCTACAATGTGGCTCTTCAGTATCTTCCGATTCTTTATCTACTATGATCGTCTAGGTCAATGCTTCTTattgttcaaacaatttttattgatgcaaacaacatcaaatgcAACATAAGAGCACCTCATGGTGCATAATACAATAACAATACAATGCTGCATAATACAATAACaatgcataaaataaaataagaagcatatatacccctcacctcccccccctAGCCTCCCCCTCCTAATGCTTCTGAATCATCTCCTTGAGGCACGCCTAGCCAGTCAAGTCCTCAGGATCCCCAccacgaatatgcatgagatacatctGCACAAACTGGATATTCATTGTAGGCGGACCTCTCGTGAATATTCGTGGTGTTGATCCTGAGGACCTGACTGGCTAGAAGAGGGTTAAACAGCACCAGTCTATGCTTCAGAAGGCGATACAAGCAACTGAAGGAAAatacttccccccccaccccccaagaacAGTTTTATGAAAGATTCAAAACCCTTTCTCAGTTTGAGCCCTGCCCATACTTCAATCAGGTAATGCAATGGCAAGAAAGGTGCATGCACAAGAAGAACGGAGGCACGTCCATCTCCTGGGCTCACACAGGCTTATTATAATTCTCCTGTAATCATGATGAAGTCAAGCCCAGGAACTGAGGAAAGTTACGAGGTCTGAGGAACAGAGCCAGTGCAAATGTACTGGGCACTCTAGTTGACCTTTCGGCCTTATTCTCCCTCCCTTTAAGGATTTTAATAATTAAACTCAATCATGATCAACTGATCACCCCTCCCAAAAGAAtctaacaaaaaataaaactgcaCCGCTGTTTATGCactgtatatactcgaaaataagttgatctgaatataagtcgagacccccccttccccccaaaggagggaataaataaataaatggttgactcgaatagccgggcagcttaatattctaGTGTCCagtcctgtcaggctctgcacccagaccctccctgccaagctttgcacccagcccccttccctccatccctcccctgtcaggctctgcacccagcccccttccttccttccacccctcccctgtcaggctctgcacccatcacccttccatcctcccctcccctatcaggctctgcactctccctcccaggctctgccctctggcccccctccctgccctatctttctACATCTGCcaatctggtggaggtgcagcgggtcctctgccgATCGTTGGTGGAGATGcggcaggcaggagcaagctttctgaactcctgcccgGCTGCGCGGATCCACTTAGTCCAAAtcagcggcacgagcagcagcacCATTTGGCGCTGCTACTCGGCGccgagcggcttccttactggctcctgtCCTCGTAAGTCTAAGAATGTGCCGACAGTTCGTAAAGTTTGTGTAGCCGTCGGGATCTGTTTTGCTCCGACTGCTGCTTCTCTTGGCTGACCCTTGGTAGTCACTGCCCTAAGTTACCATctagtcttgcctaatggttgAGCCCCTGTTCATGACTTCGCCCAACTTGGCCTCACAAGATTTGCCCAAGACTCAAAGATGAAAACCTGAACAATCTACAAGCACAAAAACACAACGGGGAGAAGAACAGTGGCCTGGGAACAGTCACTGGCACTTCAGGGCCAAACGCTTCATACGTTTCGTTACATACCAGAACATACCAGGTGAGTCTCGTTTCTGAAGGCCTCGTAATAGCCAACAGAGCATTCCGCGCAGAAGGGGCCACCGTAGCTAAGGTAACAGTTACAAAGCCCAGTGCCAGAACGGGTCCCGTCGCCATCGCATCGCCCGTTTCCATTACAGAGTCTCTCGGAACCACCGCTGCAAGCTgcagatagacagagagagagacagtgtaGCAAAAGCTTGTACAATGGCACCCTCTACAATTCCTGCCATGCCCCCTAACATCCAACAAGTGATAACCCACTATGGAAGAATATATGATAATGTCCTAAGAAAATTCTTCCTCGATAAAGTGAGACGCGGCCAATACGAACTACAGTGTTACtgctgctatttattatttctatagcgctaaaaggcttaagcagcgctatacattttaacagtccctgctcagaagagcttacaatctaaatttatacaggacatttcagggttggcgAGGTTATTGTGGGTAACTGACATCAGTGAGGGGAGTTAagattgaaagcagtttcaaaaaaagtggacctctagcttggatttgaacactgccagggacggagcacgacgtattgattcaggcagcctgttccaggcatttggcgctgcaagaaagaagggacggagtctggaattggcagtggaagaaaagggtacagataagaggggcttgcccgatgagcagagaacatgggggggggggagagcttcagagcaaatgcacttgtaggtcagcaagaggaatttaaactgtattcagaaatggacagggagccaatgaagcgacttgaggagaggggaaaTGTGAGAATAGCAATCAAACTGCAAGCCTAGTAAAAAAACTAAATTGTGAAATGTGCAGGGAGAGTCCTCAGCTTAACGCCGATAACGGTAAGGCAAAAGCCATCACTCTTTCTACCCACAAAGGGTTCGTTGGCGAAACATCTCTGGACTAACTCCCATAAGTGAAAAATGCAGTGACAAAATGTGCGGCGGCACTAATGgtgaaaaaactgaaaaaaaacaatCAATATTGGTCACTGCTATTCAGCGATCAAGCTGTTGCACTACACTAGTGGCCCACTATACCCGAGAAAATAGGGCAAAACTTCTGAACATAGAATCTAAAGATGACACAAATgcaaaaatacaagacaaaaaaaaagatcTCGAGGCCAATGCTTCAGTGCCTATGTgttaggaaaaaacaaacaaacactacTCGGGCACCAGTtcatatctaaactaaactaaactttaa
Coding sequences:
- the CRELD1 gene encoding protein disulfide isomerase CRELD1; protein product: MDTPWTKLHSFQSVLVVLWLLFLSHPGYSEEEPCDICRYLVVNFKQGLEKTAGQNFGGGNTAWEEKKLAKYETSETRLLEVIEHVCDTSNFECNLMLEQSEELVETWWFKKRKQYPDLFQWLCMDTLKVCCPPGTFGPDCLSCSGGSERLCNGNGRCDGDGTRSGTGLCNCYLSYGGPFCAECSVGYYEAFRNETHLVCSECYKACSKCTGPEDDSCVLCKKGWMLHDRSCIDVDECGTEKAQCRANQFCVNLEGSYECRDCDKACVGCMGAGSARCKKCNKGYSRDGVKCLDINECNSEDPVCTGEHEVCVNAEGSHQCSCEKGYSKKDGVCTQDQQDQKGLFEDMTDDEIVVLQQMFFGVVLCALATLAAKGDMVFTAIFIGAVAAMAGYWLSERGDRLLDGFLKGR